The Pseudomonas solani genome segment CCCCGACTTCGACGCCGTACCGGCCGAGGTCTGGCAGCGCTGCCAGATCCTCTTCCTCTGCTCCCCGGGCAACCCCACCGGCGCCCTGGTGCCGGTCGAACAACTGAAGAAGCTGATCGCCCTGGCCGACGAACACGACTTCGTCATCGCCGCCGACGAGTGCTACAGCGAGCTGTACTTCGACGAAGCCAACCCGCCCGCCGGCCTGCTCAGCGCCTGCGCCGAACTGGGCCGCAGCGACTTCGCCCGCTGCGTGGTGTTCCACAGCCTGTCCAAGCGCTCCAACCTGCCGGGCCTGCGTTCCGGCTTCGTCGCCGGTGACGCCGCCATCCTCAAGGCCTTCCTGCTGTATCGCACCTACCACGGCTGCGCCATGCCCGTGCAGACACAGCTGGCCAGCATCGCCGCCTGGAACGACGAAGCCCACGTGCGCGCCAACCGCGACCTGTACCGCGAGAAGTACGACGCCGTGCTCGACATCCTCGGTGGCGTACTCGACGTGCAACGCCCGGACGGTGGCTTCTACCTCTGGGCGAAAACCCCGGTGGACGACCAGACCTTCACCCGCGAGCTCTTCGTCCGCGAGCACGTCACCGTGGTGCCCGGCTCCTACCTCTCCCGCGAGGTGGACGGCTTCAACCCCGGCGCCGGCCGCGTGCGCATGGCCCTGGTGGCACCGCTCGCCGAGTGCATCGAAGCCGCCGAGCGCATCCGCGACTTCGTCCGCAGCCTCTGATCCGACTGCCCGGTCAGCGAACGGGCAGGTGTCACAAAGCCGAACATCCAGGCTTGCCCCTTGGTGCAGGGGCCCTGAAAATCCGGCCTCTCATCCAGGGAAGGATGAGCTCGCAGACCCCGGTTGAACCGGGGCTGGCCATCCATGGAGCAGGAGTCAGGATGAAAGTCTTCGAAGTGACCATCACCATCGGCGGCGCGGTCGGCCATGTCATCGTCGGCGGCGGCGTGTTCAACGCCGAAGTACGCGACACCAGCAACGGCCGCACCTCTCTCTACACCGTCTACATGGCCGGCATCGGCGTAGGTCTTCCAGCGTTCCGCGCCACATCCCGCACCTTCCGCTTCAGCGACGATGCCGCCAAGTCCTCCAATAGCTTCGAAGGCTACGGCTACATGGGCGGGGTATCGGCCGAAGTGGGCGCCGGCATCAAGATCGGCGGTGGCATCAAGATCCCCAATGGCCCGATGATCCCCACCAGCGTCTCGACCGACTACGGCGGCGTCGATATCAGCGTGTCCCACAACGTCACGCGCTGGGCACTCTAGGAGTTTCGAATGGACAGCACGCTCCGCCTGGCAATCGGCATCCTCCTGCTCGCCGTCGCGCTCTATCTGCTACTCGCCCCGGGCAAGGTGTCCACTGCCCTCGCGCGCTTCTATGGCCGCTACCCCCTGGTGCGCCTGGCCCCCGAGCGCCAGTTCCAATCGGCGCCGACACTCGTGCGCGCCCTCGGCGCGGCCGTCGCTGTGCTCGGCCTCGCTGTGTTCTTCCTCTGACGGCACCGTGCGCCGCGCAGGCGCCCCACCGGGCAATCCCGCGTGGCATAATCGCCGACCGACGTCGCGCGCCCACGGCTGCGCGCCCCCTTGGTTCACGTGATTCCGAGCTGCCCCATGACCATCACCCTCTACGGCATCAAGGCCTGCGACACCATGAAGAAGGCCCGCACCTGGCTCGACGAGCAGGGTGTGAGCTATGCCTTCCACGACTACAAGGCTTCCGCCATCGACCGCGCCAATCTGCAGAAATGGTGTGCCGAACACGGCTGGGAAACCGTCCTCAACCGTGCCGGTACCACCTTCCGCAAACTCGACGACGCGCAGAAGGCCGATCTCGACCAGGCCAAGGCCATCGAACTGATGCTGGCCCAGCCGTCGATGATCAAGCGACCGGTACTCGACCTGGGCACCCGCACCCTGGTCGGCTTCAAGCCCGAGCTCTACGCCGCCGCCTTCAAGTGACCGCACACCGTCTCGGCACCGCCCGGCAAGCCATCGACCGGACCGCCTGATCCACCTATTCAGAACGAGGAATTCCCATGTCCACCCAACTCTTCAGCGTCGCTTTCGGCGTCGGCACCCAGAACCGCCAGGGCAACTGGCTGGAAGTCTTCTACGCCCAGCCCCTGCTCAAGCCCAGCACCCAGCTGGTCGAGGCCATCACCCCGATCCTTGGCTACAGCGCCGGCAACCAGGCCATCGCCTTCAGCAATGCCCAGGCCGCCGACCTGGCCTCCGCGCTCAAGGAAATCGACCCGGCCCAGTCCGCCCTGCTGACCCGCCTGGCCGAAAGCCAGAAGCCGCTGGTCGCCACCCTGCTGGCCGAAGACGCCGCCCTGACCTCCACCCCGGAGGCCTACCTCAAGCTGCACCTGCTGTCCCACCGCCTGGCCAAGCCCCACGGCCTGAACCTGACCGGCATCTTCCCGCTGCTGCCCAACGTCGCCTGGACCAGCCACGGCGCCGTCGACCTGACCGAACTGGCCGAGCGTCAGCTGGAAGCACGCCTGAAGGGCGAGCTGCTGGAAGTCTTCTCCGTGGACAAGTTCCCCAAGATGACCGACTACGTGGTCCCCGCCGGCGTGCGCATCGCCGACAGCGCCCGCGTGCGCCTGGGCGCCTATGTGGGTGAAGGCACCACCGTGATGCACGAAGGCTTCATCAACTTCAACGCCGGCACCGAAGGCCCGGGCATGATCGAAGGCCGCGTCTCCGCTGGCGTCTTCGTCGGCAAGGGCTCCGACCTGGGCGGCGGCTGCTCCACCATGGGCACCCTCTCCGGTGGCGGCAACATCGTCATCGCCGTGGGCGAAGGCTGCCTGATCGGCGCCAACGCCGGCATCGGCATCCCCCTGGGCGACCGCAACATCGTCGAAGCCGGCCTGTACATCACCGCCGGCACCAAGGTCGCCCTGCTGGACGACCAGAACGCCCTGGTGAAAGTGGTCAAGGCCCGCGACCTGGCCGGCCAGCCCGACCTGCTGTTCCGCCGCAACTCGCAGAACGGCGCCGTCGAGTGCAAGACCAACAAGACCGCCATCGAGCTGAACGAAGCGCTGCACGCGCATAACTAAAGGCAGCTTGAAGCTGAAAGCCTGAAGCCGGAAGTGACCTCGAGAACTTCCGGCTTCCAGCTTCTGGCTTCCAGCACCTGCCGGTCCCAGGCTCATCGCTATGCTTCCGTCCCCTTGGCGCTCCGACTTCCCCGCCCTTTCGGCCCTCGACGCCGAGGGGCAGACCTACCTGGACAGCGCCGCCACCTCGCAGAAGCCCCAGGCGGTGCTCGATGCCCTGCTCGGCTACTACGCCAGCGGCGCAGCCAATGTGCATCGCGCCCAGCACCTGCCGGGCGAGCGGGCGACCCGGGCTTTCGAAGGCAGCCGGACGCGTGTCGCCCACTGGCTGAATGCCGCCCACCCGGCGCAGATTGTCTTCACCCGGGGCGCCACCGAAGCCTTCAACCTGCTGGCCTATGGGCTGGAGCGGCAGCTCGCGCCCGGTGATCGCATCGTCATCAGCGCCCTGGAACACCACGCCAACCTGTTGCCCTGGCAGCAGCTGGCACGCCGTCGCCAGCTCGAACTGTTGGTGCTGCCGCTGGATGCACGGGGCGATATCGACCTTGACCAGGCCCGCCAACTGATCGATTCGCGTACACGCCTGCTCGCCGTCAGCCAGCTGTCCAATGTGCTCGGCCGCTGGCAGCCCCTCGCCGAGCTGCTGGCCATGGCCCGCCAGCAGGGCGCGCTGACCGTGGTGGATGGCGCCCAGGGCGTGGTCCACGGCCGTCATGACGTACAGGCCTTGGGTTGCGACTTCTATGTGTTCTCCGGGCACAAGCTCTACGGCCCGGAAGGCGTCGGCGTGCTCTATGGCCGTGCCGATGCCCTGGCCCGTCTGGAGCATTGGCAGTTCGGCGGCGAGATGGTGCACCGCGCCGACTACCAGGACGCCGACTTCCACAGCGCGCCCCTGGGCTTCGAGGCCGGCACCCCGGCCATCGCCCCGGTGATCGGGCTCGGCGCCGCGCTGGACTACCTCGGCAGCCTCGATGCGGCCGCCGTCACCGCCCACGAGACCGTGCTCCACGCCAAGCTGCTGGCCGGCCTCGCCGCCCGCGACGGTGTGCGCCTGGTGGGCGAGCCCCGGGTGGCACTGGCCTGCTTCGGCGTCGAAGGCGTGCACAACGCCGACCTCGCCCACCTGCTCACCGAACAGGGTATCGCCGTGCGTGCCGGGCACCACTGCGCCATGCCGCTGTACAAGGGGCTCGGCCTCAGTGGCGCGATCCGTGTCTCCCTCGGCCTCTACAACGACAGCGCCGACCTGGAGCGCTTCTTCGTTGCCCTGGACAAGGCCCTGGAGCTGCTGCGATGAACCTGCCACCCGCCGCCTCCGAGGCCCTCGCAGCCTTCACCGGCGCCGGCAGTTGGGAACAGCGTGCACGCCTGCTGATGCAATGGGGCGAGCGCCTGGAACCCCTGGCAGACGAAGAACGCAGCGACGCCAACCGTGTGCATGGCTGCGAAAGCCAGGTCTGGCTGGTCAGTGAAATGAAGGATGGCCAGCGTCACTTCCGCGCCGCCAGCGACGCCCGACTGATCCGCGGCCTGCTGGCCGTGCTCCTGGTACGTGTTCAGGGCCTTGCACTCGAGGAGCTGGCCGCCCTCGACCTCGCCGACTGGTTCACCCAGCTCGGCCTCACCCGCCAGCTCTCCCCTTCCCGCAGCAACGGCCTCAACGCCGTGCTCGAACAGATTCGCAAGACCGCTATGTAGGTCGGGTGCAACCCGACGCAAAGCCGCTACAGCCGGCGGGTTTCACCCGCCCTACGGCCAAGGGCTCATGCGAGTCATCAGCATCGTTGGGTGGGAGCGAATTCATTCGCGATGAGATTCCCGGGATAAGCCTCTAGCCCGCAGCCCGCTCCGACGGCCGCCGCGCACCGGCCACCAGCTTGTCCACGGTCTTGGCCGCAGCGGCCATGCCGAAGCTGGCGGTAACCATCATCACCGCGCCGAAGCCGCCGGCGCAGTCCAGCTTCACGCCCTCACCGACGAAGCTCTTCTGCTGGCACACCGAGCCATCGGGCTTGGGGTAGCGCAGCTGCTCGGTGGAGAACACGCAAGGCACGCTGTAGGTGCGCCCCGCCGTGCGGGAGAAGTTGTAGTCGCGGCGCAGCATGGAGCGCACCTTGGCCGCCAGCGGGTCGTTGAAGGTCTTGTTCAGGTCGGTGACCTGGATCTGCGTTGGGTCCACCTGGCCGCCGGCGCCGCCGGTGGTGACGATCTGGATCTTGCGGCGCTTGCACCAGGCGATCAGCGCCGCCTTGGCCGCCACGCTGTCGATGCAGTCGATCACCGCATCCAGCTCGGGGTGATGTACTCGGCCATGGTCTCGCGGGTGACGAAGTCGGCCACCGCATGCACCACGCAGGCCGGGTTGATGGCGCGAATGCGCTCGGCCATCACCTCCACCTTGGCCCGCCCCACGGCACCGGCGATGGCGTGCACCTGGCGATTGGTGTTGGTGATGCAGACATCGTCCAGGTCGAACAGGGAAATCTCACCAACGCCGGATCGCGCCAGCGCCTCGGCCGCCCAGGAGCCGACGCCACCGATGCCCACCACCGCCACGTGCGCCGCCTGCAGGCGCGCGGCACCCTCCAGGCCATAAAGGCGGGCGATGCCACCGAAACGTTCGTCTGTACTCATGCCTAGCTCCCAACTCGCCAGCCACCTGGCCGGGCGCGCATTATAGGAAGCGTCGACCGCCATCCCAAGCCCGACACCGCTGAATGGTGGGCCATAGATCGGCCCGCTGCCCGCCAGCGCTATAGTCGGCCGATAACAACAAGGGAGCCCAGCATGCGCAATTTCACCTTCTATAACCCCACCCGCATTCATTTCGGCGAAGGCCAGATCGACAAGCTGGCCCGTGAGATTCCCGCCGGCAGCCGGGTGCTGGTCACCCACGGCGGCGGCAGCATCTTCCAGAACGGCGTCTGGCAGCAGGTGGAACAGGCCCTGGCCGGTTATGCGCTGACCCGCTTCGCCGGCATCGAGGCCAACCCGCAATTCGACACCCTGGTAAAAGCCACGGAACTGGCGCGCCGCGAAGGCTGCGACTTCATCCTCGCCGTTGGCGGCGGCTCGGTGATCGACGGCAGCAAGTTCATCGCCGCGGCCCTGTGCCATGACGGCGACCCGCTGGACCTGCTCACCGGCACCCGGGCCAAGGCGGCCGTGCCCATGGGCTGCGTGCTGACCCTTGCCGCCACCGGCTCGGAGAGCAACCCCCACGGCGTGGTCACCCATGTGACGCGCCAGGAGAAGCTGCCCTTCTCCAGCCCCTTGCTGTACCCGCGCTTCGCCATCCTCGACCCGCGCACCACCTTCAGCCTGCCGGCGCGGCAGATCGGCAATGGCGTGGTCGACGCCTTCGTCCACACCCTGGAGCAGTACCTCACCTACCCCGCCGTTGCGCCGCTGCAGGACCGCCAGGCCGAAGGCCTGCTGCTCACCCTTATAGAGGAAGGCCCCAAGGCCCTGGCCAACCCCGAGGACTATGCCGTGCGCGCCAACCTCATGTGGTGCGCCACCCAGGCCCTCAACGGCCTGCTCGGCTGCGGCGTGCCGCAGGACTGGGCGACCCACATGATCGGCCACGAGCTCACCGCCCTCTATCACCTCGACCATGCCCAGACCCTGGCCGTGGTGCTGCCGGCGCTGCTGGCCGAGCGCCGCGAACCCAAGCGCGCCAAGCTGGCCCAGTACGCCGAGCGGGTCTGGGGCCTGACAGGGGACGAAGACACCCGGATCGACGGCGCCATCGCCGCCACCCGCGACTTCTTCGAAGCCATGGGCGTGCCCACCCGCCTCGCCGACCACGGCCTGGACGCGGAAGCCATCCCCCAGGTGCTGGCCCAGCTGGAGCGCCACGGCATGACGGCCCTCAGCGAGCGTCGCGACCTCGACCTGGAAGCCAGCGAGCGCATCCTTCTGCGTGCCCTGTAATCCCCTTCGTACCGGGCCTGACACAACGCCAGCGGCGGGCCCGGGAAATCGCCGCGAACTTCTCCGCAACCCCAGGGACAAAGCCTGTGTGCAATGGCCGGCAGGCACGGCTATCGTTCGTACAGAATCTATACAGTCGCCGGACGCCGGAGTAGCATGCGCGCCGACCAGCGCTCGCTGGCGCTATCTCCCCGTTCCACGCTTCGGAACCTGAAATCCCTATGCCATCGCGTAAATTTGGACTCAACCTGGTGGTCTTCGTGGCGGTCGCCGCGTTGTTCACCGGAATCTGGGCGCTCTACAACCGTCCCGTCAGTGCCCCGGACTGGCCCGAGCAGATCTCCGGCTACTCCTACTCGCCGTTCCGTGTGGACCAGAACCCCCAGCAGGACCGCTACCCCACCGACGAGCAGATCCGTGAAGACCTCGAG includes the following:
- a CDS encoding SufE family protein, whose product is MNLPPAASEALAAFTGAGSWEQRARLLMQWGERLEPLADEERSDANRVHGCESQVWLVSEMKDGQRHFRAASDARLIRGLLAVLLVRVQGLALEELAALDLADWFTQLGLTRQLSPSRSNGLNAVLEQIRKTAM
- a CDS encoding iron-containing alcohol dehydrogenase produces the protein MRNFTFYNPTRIHFGEGQIDKLAREIPAGSRVLVTHGGGSIFQNGVWQQVEQALAGYALTRFAGIEANPQFDTLVKATELARREGCDFILAVGGGSVIDGSKFIAAALCHDGDPLDLLTGTRAKAAVPMGCVLTLAATGSESNPHGVVTHVTRQEKLPFSSPLLYPRFAILDPRTTFSLPARQIGNGVVDAFVHTLEQYLTYPAVAPLQDRQAEGLLLTLIEEGPKALANPEDYAVRANLMWCATQALNGLLGCGVPQDWATHMIGHELTALYHLDHAQTLAVVLPALLAERREPKRAKLAQYAERVWGLTGDEDTRIDGAIAATRDFFEAMGVPTRLADHGLDAEAIPQVLAQLERHGMTALSERRDLDLEASERILLRAL
- the dapD gene encoding 2,3,4,5-tetrahydropyridine-2,6-dicarboxylate N-succinyltransferase, which gives rise to MSTQLFSVAFGVGTQNRQGNWLEVFYAQPLLKPSTQLVEAITPILGYSAGNQAIAFSNAQAADLASALKEIDPAQSALLTRLAESQKPLVATLLAEDAALTSTPEAYLKLHLLSHRLAKPHGLNLTGIFPLLPNVAWTSHGAVDLTELAERQLEARLKGELLEVFSVDKFPKMTDYVVPAGVRIADSARVRLGAYVGEGTTVMHEGFINFNAGTEGPGMIEGRVSAGVFVGKGSDLGGGCSTMGTLSGGGNIVIAVGEGCLIGANAGIGIPLGDRNIVEAGLYITAGTKVALLDDQNALVKVVKARDLAGQPDLLFRRNSQNGAVECKTNKTAIELNEALHAHN
- the dapC gene encoding succinyldiaminopimelate transaminase, which translates into the protein MNDALNHLQPYPFEKLRALLGGVQPADKKAIALSIGEPKHRSPDFVAKALADSLDQMAVYPTTLGIPALREAIAAWCERRFKVPAGWLDAARHVLPVNGTREALFAFTQTVVNRADNGLVVSPNPFYQIYEGAALLAGAEPHYLPCLAENGFNPDFDAVPAEVWQRCQILFLCSPGNPTGALVPVEQLKKLIALADEHDFVIAADECYSELYFDEANPPAGLLSACAELGRSDFARCVVFHSLSKRSNLPGLRSGFVAGDAAILKAFLLYRTYHGCAMPVQTQLASIAAWNDEAHVRANRDLYREKYDAVLDILGGVLDVQRPDGGFYLWAKTPVDDQTFTRELFVREHVTVVPGSYLSREVDGFNPGAGRVRMALVAPLAECIEAAERIRDFVRSL
- a CDS encoding aminotransferase class V-fold PLP-dependent enzyme codes for the protein MLPSPWRSDFPALSALDAEGQTYLDSAATSQKPQAVLDALLGYYASGAANVHRAQHLPGERATRAFEGSRTRVAHWLNAAHPAQIVFTRGATEAFNLLAYGLERQLAPGDRIVISALEHHANLLPWQQLARRRQLELLVLPLDARGDIDLDQARQLIDSRTRLLAVSQLSNVLGRWQPLAELLAMARQQGALTVVDGAQGVVHGRHDVQALGCDFYVFSGHKLYGPEGVGVLYGRADALARLEHWQFGGEMVHRADYQDADFHSAPLGFEAGTPAIAPVIGLGAALDYLGSLDAAAVTAHETVLHAKLLAGLAARDGVRLVGEPRVALACFGVEGVHNADLAHLLTEQGIAVRAGHHCAMPLYKGLGLSGAIRVSLGLYNDSADLERFFVALDKALELLR
- a CDS encoding ArsC family reductase; amino-acid sequence: MTITLYGIKACDTMKKARTWLDEQGVSYAFHDYKASAIDRANLQKWCAEHGWETVLNRAGTTFRKLDDAQKADLDQAKAIELMLAQPSMIKRPVLDLGTRTLVGFKPELYAAAFK